Proteins encoded within one genomic window of Glycine soja cultivar W05 chromosome 1, ASM419377v2, whole genome shotgun sequence:
- the LOC114409075 gene encoding uncharacterized protein LOC114409075, giving the protein MSNSTQMEKDLTMTVQRSSYFPRCMMSPSCLPIHNEYEYSRIHYNPRKRVRRWRNILRRFMRESKTLCRSKPMSFQYDPVSYSQNFDEGCHLDEPRPGLQDVKWDSHH; this is encoded by the coding sequence atgTCAAACTCCACACAAATGGAAAAGGATCTCACAATGACAGTGCAGCGATCCTCTTACTTCCCCAGGTGCATGATGTCCCCTTCGTGCTTGCCAATCCACAACGAGTACGAGTACTCGCGAATCCACTACAACCCCAGAAAGAGGGTGAGAAGGTGGAGGAACATCCTCAGAAGGTTCATGAGGGAGAGCAAGACCTTGTGTAGATCCAAACCTATGTCATTTCAATATGATCCTGTTAGCTACTCCCAGAACTTCGATGAGGGCTGCCATCTTGATGAACCTAGGCCAGGGTTGCAAGATGTTAAGTGGGATTCACATCATTGA